In a genomic window of Streptomyces sp. NBC_01231:
- a CDS encoding extracellular solute-binding protein, with product MRRTRTTVTRRGFLGLAAAAAAGPALAACGGGSGSSGGGGSIKFWDMPWGAPAYNDAAKKLTASYTPASGALKASYQTIQWSNFYQTFSSAIASKTGPAVSTGGGFQAFQFEQQGAIAYADKVVDALRKNGQFDDFLPGVLDPFKSDKGYIALPWQLDMRVMWYHKSLFDKAGVDAPTDWPSMLAAGKALKKVGAVGFATGAGSGNFFANHAVVQMLLNNGGGVWSPDGQVDVVNDRNLEATEFMYELVSNGIIDPAAVSYTDNNILDQWKDKKAAYGSYAAGLDRRIGDTSGDLTVAPVVTGPHGDKATLVFPNNIMMYRNTPSQESSEAFLVYYMGQLKQFWQQKLLGGLPVFKSITELPEFAGDANNVTIIKEWQPIAKTFGARSTALDANVAVLDGGQAITQFAQTVITGKGTAKSALKAFEDGLKSAVKS from the coding sequence ATGAGACGAACCCGCACCACCGTCACGCGCCGCGGTTTCCTGGGCCTCGCGGCCGCGGCTGCCGCAGGCCCCGCTCTTGCCGCATGCGGCGGCGGATCCGGCTCCTCCGGGGGAGGCGGCAGCATCAAGTTCTGGGACATGCCGTGGGGCGCACCCGCGTACAACGACGCGGCCAAGAAGCTCACCGCGTCGTACACGCCGGCGTCCGGCGCGCTGAAGGCGAGTTATCAGACCATCCAGTGGAGCAACTTCTACCAGACGTTCTCCTCGGCGATCGCGTCGAAGACGGGCCCGGCGGTCTCCACCGGCGGCGGGTTCCAGGCGTTCCAGTTCGAGCAGCAGGGCGCGATCGCGTACGCGGACAAGGTCGTCGACGCCCTGAGGAAGAACGGGCAGTTCGACGACTTCCTCCCGGGTGTGCTGGACCCGTTCAAGTCGGACAAGGGCTACATCGCGCTCCCGTGGCAGCTCGACATGCGCGTGATGTGGTACCACAAGTCGCTGTTCGACAAGGCGGGTGTGGACGCGCCGACGGACTGGCCGTCGATGCTCGCTGCGGGCAAGGCGCTCAAGAAGGTCGGCGCGGTGGGGTTCGCCACCGGAGCGGGGTCGGGCAACTTCTTCGCCAACCACGCGGTCGTCCAGATGCTGCTCAACAACGGCGGCGGCGTGTGGAGCCCGGACGGACAGGTCGACGTCGTGAACGACCGGAACCTCGAGGCCACGGAGTTCATGTACGAGCTGGTCTCGAACGGCATCATCGACCCCGCGGCCGTGAGCTACACGGACAACAACATCCTGGACCAGTGGAAGGACAAGAAGGCGGCCTACGGCTCGTACGCGGCCGGGCTGGACCGGAGGATCGGGGACACCTCGGGCGACCTGACGGTCGCGCCGGTGGTCACGGGGCCGCACGGCGACAAGGCGACCCTCGTGTTCCCGAACAACATCATGATGTACAGGAACACCCCGTCGCAGGAGTCCTCCGAGGCGTTCCTCGTCTACTACATGGGCCAGCTCAAGCAGTTCTGGCAGCAGAAGCTCCTGGGCGGCCTGCCGGTGTTCAAGTCCATCACCGAGCTGCCCGAGTTCGCGGGGGACGCGAACAACGTCACGATCATCAAGGAATGGCAGCCGATCGCCAAGACGTTCGGCGCGCGCAGCACGGCCCTCGACGCCAACGTCGCGGTGCTCGACGGCGGCCAGGCGATCACCCAGTTCGCCCAGACCGTGATCACCGGGAAAGGCACCGCCAAGAGCGCCCTCAAGGCTTTCGAGGACGGCCTCAAGTCCGCCGTCAAGTCCTGA
- a CDS encoding MFS transporter, with the protein MPSAPEAPSAKLPFVVWALAAGTFLMGTTEFVIAGLLPEMAHDLGVSVPQVGLLITAFAIGMIIGGPTMAMATLRLPQRQTLILALIVFSLGHVVAAASTSFTVVLIARVVTALATGAFWAVGFVVATAAAGPSNSTRAVGVMMGGLTLANVIGVPIGSFAGQITGWRGPFWALAVLSALAAASVGRFIPRVEQSTEVSLRAEVGALRQGRLWLALTAAMLIMGGVLATYSYITPLLTDRAGVPDGAVPLVLVAFGAGALGGITVGGRLGDRRPMTTALIAAAATALVLFLLIPLSVNPFAAAGLVFLMALTGFTVNPVITSLAVRFAGDAPTLTSALTTSAYNTGIAAGAAIAGRALDSSLGLTGPPLVGAVITALTILPLLALAAAGTATSRGSSSGASAAPRTREEDPVQAPSQH; encoded by the coding sequence ATGCCTTCCGCACCCGAGGCCCCCTCCGCCAAACTGCCCTTCGTCGTCTGGGCGCTCGCCGCAGGCACCTTCCTGATGGGGACCACCGAGTTCGTCATCGCCGGCCTGCTGCCGGAGATGGCCCATGACCTCGGAGTCAGCGTCCCCCAAGTCGGCCTGCTGATCACGGCCTTCGCCATCGGCATGATCATCGGCGGGCCGACCATGGCCATGGCCACCCTGCGCCTGCCCCAGCGCCAGACCCTGATCCTTGCCCTGATCGTCTTCAGCCTCGGCCACGTCGTCGCAGCCGCCAGCACATCCTTCACGGTCGTGCTCATAGCCCGCGTCGTCACCGCTCTGGCCACCGGAGCGTTCTGGGCCGTCGGATTCGTCGTCGCCACCGCCGCCGCAGGCCCCTCCAACTCCACCCGCGCCGTGGGTGTCATGATGGGCGGCCTGACCCTCGCCAACGTCATCGGTGTCCCGATCGGCTCCTTCGCCGGCCAGATCACCGGCTGGCGCGGCCCCTTCTGGGCACTCGCCGTCCTTTCGGCGCTCGCCGCCGCCTCCGTCGGTCGTTTCATCCCCCGAGTCGAGCAGTCGACCGAGGTGTCCTTGCGCGCCGAGGTCGGCGCGCTACGGCAGGGCCGGCTGTGGCTGGCGCTCACCGCCGCGATGCTGATCATGGGCGGCGTCCTCGCGACCTACAGCTACATCACTCCGTTGCTGACCGACCGCGCCGGCGTCCCGGACGGTGCCGTGCCGCTGGTCCTGGTCGCCTTCGGGGCCGGAGCGCTGGGCGGCATCACCGTGGGCGGCCGTCTGGGCGACCGTCGTCCGATGACCACCGCCCTCATAGCGGCGGCAGCCACCGCCCTGGTCCTGTTCCTGCTGATTCCCCTGTCGGTCAATCCCTTCGCGGCCGCCGGCCTGGTCTTCCTCATGGCCCTGACCGGGTTCACCGTCAATCCGGTGATCACCTCGCTCGCCGTCCGCTTCGCAGGCGATGCGCCCACCCTGACCTCGGCACTCACCACTTCCGCCTACAACACCGGCATCGCCGCCGGAGCGGCCATCGCCGGTAGAGCCTTGGACTCCTCCCTCGGCCTCACCGGACCACCCTTGGTGGGCGCCGTCATCACGGCCCTGACCATCCTTCCGCTCCTGGCTCTCGCCGCCGCCGGCACAGCCACTTCGCGTGGATCGTCGAGCGGCGCATCCGCCGCGCCCCG
- a CDS encoding ROK family transcriptional regulator yields MSEGRRKRLHVRDDLTKGEQPPATGVFRAGDLFQILRDGRPWTRAELATTTGLSRSTVVGKVERLLRSGLVVPIGEAQSSGGRPASRFAFDPQARTVLAAGVGASHVRVTLTDLKGHVLAEECEPLPVTAGPDVVLGFVVDAGKRLLAERDRPGDLAGVGIGLPGPVQHTTGQPVKPPIMPGWDGFDVVGFVQDSLPTRVVLVDNDVNIMALGERWFWPDVDDLLFIKVATGIGSGVISSGRLQRGADGTAGDIGHVRSTRGQDIVCRCGNTGCLEAIASGAAVARSLSAQGLDTESTVDVITLATNGDIAVIQALRQAGRDIGEVLATCVNLLNPRVVVIGGAMAAVGEHLAAGVREVVYQRSPPLATTNLRISLSRAGERAAIMGASQLVCQHVLSPEGIEAELAGVDAG; encoded by the coding sequence ATGTCAGAAGGCCGACGCAAGAGACTTCATGTGCGCGACGACCTCACCAAGGGTGAGCAACCTCCTGCCACCGGAGTCTTTCGTGCCGGTGATCTTTTCCAGATCCTCCGCGACGGGCGTCCCTGGACGCGCGCCGAGCTCGCCACGACCACAGGGCTTTCGCGCTCGACCGTGGTCGGCAAGGTCGAGCGGCTCCTACGCTCCGGGCTTGTCGTCCCGATCGGTGAAGCCCAGTCGAGCGGCGGCCGGCCGGCGTCGCGCTTCGCGTTCGATCCCCAGGCGCGCACGGTGCTCGCGGCCGGCGTCGGTGCCAGCCACGTGCGCGTGACTCTCACCGATCTCAAGGGCCATGTGCTCGCAGAGGAGTGCGAGCCCCTGCCGGTGACGGCGGGACCGGACGTGGTGCTCGGGTTCGTCGTCGATGCGGGCAAGCGCCTGCTCGCGGAAAGGGATCGGCCGGGGGACCTCGCAGGTGTCGGCATCGGCCTTCCAGGCCCCGTCCAGCACACCACGGGACAGCCCGTAAAGCCTCCGATCATGCCCGGCTGGGACGGGTTCGACGTCGTCGGCTTCGTCCAGGACTCCCTGCCTACGCGAGTGGTCCTGGTGGACAACGACGTGAACATCATGGCCCTCGGAGAGCGGTGGTTCTGGCCCGATGTCGACGACCTCCTGTTCATCAAGGTCGCCACCGGCATCGGCTCCGGGGTCATCAGCAGCGGTCGGCTCCAACGCGGAGCCGACGGCACCGCGGGCGACATCGGACACGTCCGTTCGACCCGCGGTCAGGACATCGTGTGCCGCTGCGGCAACACGGGGTGCCTTGAAGCCATCGCATCCGGAGCCGCCGTCGCACGGTCCCTCAGTGCCCAGGGACTGGACACCGAGAGCACGGTCGACGTCATCACGCTCGCCACGAACGGCGACATCGCCGTGATCCAGGCCCTGCGACAGGCCGGGCGTGACATCGGGGAGGTCCTCGCCACATGCGTCAACCTGCTCAATCCGAGGGTGGTCGTGATCGGCGGCGCGATGGCCGCGGTCGGTGAACACCTCGCGGCGGGCGTACGCGAGGTCGTCTACCAGCGCTCGCCTCCGCTTGCGACCACCAACCTCCGCATCTCCCTCTCACGCGCCGGGGAGCGAGCCGCGATCATGGGCGCGAGCCAACTCGTCTGTCAGCACGTCCTCTCTCCGGAGGGGATCGAAGCCGAACTTGCCGGCGTCGACGCCGGATGA